In one window of Burkholderia cenocepacia DNA:
- the dnaN gene encoding DNA polymerase III subunit beta, which yields MQLVKTERDTLLRPLQTVSGIVERRHTLPILANLLITKNGPDVSFLSTDLELQITTRADFGVGGDQIATTVAARKLLDILRAMPDGQVTLSLADKRLTVQSGKSRFALQTLAADEFPTVAQAKDFGATLTVPQKSFRQLLGMVHFAMAQQDIRYYLNGMLLVVDGDQLMAVATDGHRLAFSSMKLEGGTFGRQEVIVPRKTILELQRLLEDIDDTVTIDIAQTQAKFTFGQVELVSKLVEGKFPDFQRVIPKAHKNTFEIGREELQRSLQRAAILTSDKFKGVRCIIAPGQLKIMSTNADQEEAQEELEIAYQGDTVDIGFNVTYLLDVLANLKVDTVQVSLGDASSSALITVPENDEFKYVVMPMRI from the coding sequence ATGCAACTGGTCAAGACCGAACGAGACACCCTCCTCAGGCCGCTGCAAACGGTCAGCGGCATCGTCGAACGCCGCCATACGTTGCCGATCCTCGCCAACCTGCTGATCACCAAGAACGGCCCGGACGTTTCATTCCTGTCGACCGACCTGGAGCTGCAGATCACCACGCGCGCCGATTTCGGCGTCGGCGGCGACCAGATCGCGACCACCGTCGCGGCCCGCAAGCTGCTCGACATCCTGCGCGCGATGCCTGACGGCCAGGTCACGCTGTCGCTCGCGGACAAGCGCCTCACCGTTCAATCGGGCAAGAGCCGCTTCGCGCTGCAGACGCTGGCGGCCGACGAGTTCCCGACCGTCGCGCAGGCGAAGGATTTCGGCGCCACGCTCACCGTCCCGCAGAAGTCGTTCCGCCAGCTGCTCGGCATGGTGCACTTCGCGATGGCGCAGCAGGACATCCGCTACTACCTGAACGGCATGCTGCTCGTCGTCGACGGCGACCAGCTGATGGCCGTGGCCACCGACGGCCACCGCCTCGCGTTCTCGTCGATGAAGCTCGAAGGCGGCACGTTCGGCCGCCAGGAAGTCATCGTGCCGCGCAAGACGATTCTCGAGCTGCAGCGCCTGCTCGAGGACATCGACGACACCGTCACCATCGACATCGCGCAAACCCAGGCCAAGTTCACCTTCGGCCAGGTCGAGCTCGTGTCGAAACTCGTCGAGGGCAAGTTCCCCGACTTCCAGCGCGTGATCCCGAAGGCGCACAAGAACACGTTCGAGATCGGCCGTGAAGAACTGCAGCGTTCGCTGCAGCGTGCGGCAATCCTGACCTCGGACAAGTTCAAGGGCGTGCGCTGCATCATCGCGCCGGGCCAGCTGAAGATCATGTCGACCAACGCCGATCAGGAAGAGGCGCAGGAAGAACTCGAAATCGCCTACCAGGGCGATACCGTCGACATCGGCTTCAACGTCACGTATCTGCTCGACGTGCTCGCGAACCTGAAGGTCGACACCGTGCAGGTGAGCCTCGGAGACGCCAGCTCGAGCGCGCTGATTACCGTGCCCGAGAACGACGAGTTCAAGTATGTCGTGATGCCGATGCGCATCTGA
- the gyrB gene encoding DNA topoisomerase (ATP-hydrolyzing) subunit B: protein MSEQHNSQPDNSSYGASSIQILEGLEAVRKRPGMYIGDTSDGTGLHHLVFEVLDNSIDEALAGYCNDIHVTIHADNSISVTDNGRGIPTDVKMNDKHEPKRSAAEIVMTELHAGGKFDQNSYKVSGGLHGVGVSCVNALSSWLRLTVRRDGKKRFMEFHRGVAQDRVIEVVDGVEVSPMLVTGDTENRGTEVHFMADPTIFGTVEYHYDILAKRMRELSFLNNGVRIRLTDLRSGKEDDFAFAGGVKGFVEYINKTKTNLHPTVFFANGEKDGVGVEVAMQWNDSYNENVLCFTNNIPQRDGGTHLTGLRAAMTRVINKYITDNEIAKKAKVETTGDDMREGLSCVLSVKVPEPKFSSQTKDKLVSSEVRAPVEEVVAKALEEFLLETPIDAKIICGKIVEAARARDAARKAREMTRRKGVLDGVGLPGKLADCQEKDPAKCEIYIVEGDSAGGSAKQGRDRKFQAILPLRGKVLNVEKARYDKLLSSEQIVTLVTALGCGIGKDDYNLEKLRYHRIIIMTDADVDGAHIRTLLLTFLYRQMPDMIERGYVYIAQPPLYKIKAGKDERYLKDDVELNAHMLRLALQGSELVPGENAAAISGDALGELARSYLLSQSVIDRLSRLYDPAALEAVMDGVVIDLSNEESTEASAKALHAALHDEALKNEVRVVPSYDAVREQRALHVERTHHGNVRVSVIDQEFQHTADYQQLVTTANTFKGLIGEGAVIKRGERSMAVADFKSAMKWLLADAERNVSKQRYKGLGEMNPEQLWETTMDPAVRRLLRVQIEDAIAADGIFTTLMGDDVEPRRAFIESNALRAGNIDV, encoded by the coding sequence ATGAGTGAACAGCACAATTCGCAACCCGATAACAGCAGCTACGGCGCTTCGTCGATCCAGATCCTCGAAGGTCTGGAAGCGGTGCGCAAGCGCCCCGGGATGTACATCGGCGACACGTCGGACGGCACCGGTCTGCACCACCTCGTGTTCGAGGTGCTCGACAACTCGATCGACGAAGCGCTGGCCGGGTACTGCAACGACATCCACGTGACGATTCACGCCGACAACTCGATTTCCGTGACCGACAACGGCCGCGGGATTCCGACCGACGTGAAGATGAACGACAAGCACGAACCGAAGCGCAGCGCCGCCGAGATCGTGATGACCGAGCTGCACGCCGGCGGCAAGTTCGACCAGAACAGCTACAAGGTGTCGGGCGGCCTGCACGGCGTGGGCGTGTCGTGCGTGAACGCGCTGTCGAGCTGGCTGCGCCTCACCGTGCGCCGCGACGGCAAGAAGCGCTTCATGGAATTCCACCGTGGCGTCGCGCAGGATCGCGTGATCGAGGTGGTGGACGGCGTGGAAGTGTCTCCGATGCTCGTGACCGGCGACACCGAGAACCGCGGCACCGAAGTGCACTTCATGGCCGACCCGACCATTTTCGGCACGGTCGAGTATCACTACGACATCCTCGCGAAGCGGATGCGCGAGCTTTCGTTCCTGAACAACGGCGTGCGGATTCGTCTGACCGACCTGCGCTCGGGCAAGGAAGACGATTTCGCGTTCGCCGGCGGTGTGAAGGGCTTCGTCGAGTACATCAACAAGACGAAGACCAACCTGCACCCGACCGTGTTCTTCGCCAACGGCGAGAAGGACGGCGTGGGCGTCGAAGTCGCGATGCAGTGGAACGACAGCTACAACGAGAACGTGCTGTGCTTCACGAACAACATTCCGCAGCGCGACGGCGGCACGCACCTGACCGGCCTGCGGGCCGCGATGACGCGCGTCATCAACAAGTACATCACCGACAACGAAATCGCGAAGAAGGCGAAGGTCGAGACGACCGGCGACGACATGCGCGAAGGGCTGTCGTGCGTGCTGTCGGTGAAGGTGCCGGAGCCGAAGTTCAGCTCGCAGACGAAGGACAAGCTGGTTTCTTCCGAGGTTCGTGCACCGGTTGAGGAAGTTGTGGCGAAGGCGCTGGAAGAGTTCCTGCTCGAAACGCCGATCGACGCGAAGATCATCTGCGGGAAGATCGTCGAAGCGGCTCGGGCGCGTGATGCTGCGCGGAAGGCGCGTGAAATGACGCGCCGCAAGGGCGTGCTCGACGGCGTCGGCCTGCCGGGCAAGCTCGCGGACTGCCAGGAGAAAGACCCGGCGAAGTGCGAAATCTACATCGTCGAGGGTGACTCGGCAGGTGGGTCGGCCAAGCAAGGGCGTGACCGGAAGTTCCAGGCGATCCTGCCGCTGCGCGGCAAGGTGCTGAACGTCGAGAAGGCGCGCTACGACAAGCTGCTGTCGTCGGAGCAGATCGTCACGCTCGTGACTGCGCTCGGGTGTGGGATCGGCAAGGACGATTACAACCTCGAGAAGCTGCGCTATCACCGCATCATCATCATGACCGACGCGGACGTCGACGGTGCGCACATCCGGACGCTGCTGCTCACGTTCCTGTATCGCCAGATGCCGGACATGATCGAACGCGGGTACGTGTATATCGCGCAGCCGCCGCTTTACAAGATCAAGGCGGGCAAGGACGAGCGGTATCTGAAGGATGACGTGGAGCTCAACGCGCACATGCTGCGGTTGGCGCTGCAAGGGTCGGAGCTGGTGCCGGGTGAGAATGCGGCGGCGATTTCGGGCGATGCGCTTGGGGAGTTGGCACGGTCGTATCTGCTGTCGCAGAGCGTGATCGATCGGTTGAGCCGGTTGTATGACCCGGCCGCGCTGGAAGCCGTCATGGATGGGGTGGTGATCGATCTTTCCAACGAGGAGTCGACCGAGGCTTCGGCTAAGGCGCTGCACGCTGCGTTGCATGATGAAGCGCTGAAGAACGAAGTGCGCGTGGTGCCTTCGTATGACGCGGTTCGCGAACAGCGGGCGCTGCATGTCGAGCGCACGCATCACGGCAACGTGCGGGTTTCGGTCATCGACCAGGAATTCCAGCATACGGCGGATTATCAGCAGCTCGTGACGACGGCGAATACGTTCAAGGGGCTTATTGGGGAAGGGGCGGTCATCAAGCGCGGTGAGCGCAGCATGGCCGTGGCCGACTTCAAGAGCGCGATGAAGTGGCTGCTGGCGGATGCTGAACGGAACGTGTCGAAGCAACGCTATAAGGGCCTCGGCGAGATGAACCCCGAGCAGCTGTGGGAAACGACGATGGATCCGGCAGTGCGGCGCCTGCTGCGTGTGCAGATCGAAGACGCGATTGCGGCGGATGGGATCTTTACTACCCTGATGGGGGATGACGTCGAGCCGCGGCGGGCGTTTATCGAGAGTAATGCGTTGCGGGCGGGGAATATTGACGTCTGA
- a CDS encoding type I restriction-modification system subunit M, which translates to MTDLEKQKLGKTLWAIADQLRGAMNADDFRDYMLAFLFLRYLSDNYEAAAKKELGPDYPQQIDGSVSTPLQLWYEGNLNDVPEFEKQMRRKVHYVIEPQFLWGNIAEMARTQDAALLKTLQSGFSYIENESFASTFRGLFSEINLASDKLGKTYVERNTRLCKIIKEIADGLKQFSTDSDTLGDAYEYLIGQFAAGSGKKAGEFYTPQRISDILSAIVTLDSQEPATGKRSHLDSVMDLACGSGSLLLNVRHRMKEAKGTIGKIYGQEKNITTYNLARMNMLLHGVKDSEFEIFHGDTLLNEWDMLRETNPAKMPKFDAVVANPPFSYRWEPTEALSEDVRFKNYGLAPKSAADFAFLLHGFHFLKQDGVMAIILPHGVLFRGGAEARIRTKLLKDGHIDTVIGLPANLFFSTGIPVCILVLKKCKKPDDVLFINAAEHFEKGKRQNQILPEHIDKIIDTYRFRKEEVRYSRRVGMEEIEKNDFNLNISRYVSTAEAEEQIDLAAVHAELVSLDKQIKLATERHNAFLKELGLPMLP; encoded by the coding sequence ATGACTGATCTCGAAAAACAAAAACTGGGCAAGACCCTCTGGGCCATTGCCGACCAACTGCGCGGCGCCATGAACGCGGACGATTTCCGCGACTACATGCTGGCATTCCTGTTCCTGCGCTACCTGTCCGACAACTACGAGGCTGCTGCAAAAAAAGAGTTGGGGCCGGACTATCCGCAGCAGATCGACGGCTCGGTATCCACCCCTCTGCAACTCTGGTACGAGGGCAACCTAAACGATGTGCCTGAGTTCGAGAAGCAAATGCGCCGCAAGGTGCACTACGTGATCGAGCCGCAGTTCCTGTGGGGCAACATTGCCGAGATGGCACGGACGCAAGATGCGGCGCTCCTGAAAACCTTGCAGAGCGGCTTCAGTTACATCGAGAACGAATCCTTCGCCAGCACCTTTCGGGGGCTATTCTCGGAGATCAACCTTGCATCCGACAAGCTTGGTAAAACCTATGTCGAGCGCAATACCCGCCTGTGCAAGATCATCAAGGAAATTGCTGACGGACTGAAGCAGTTCTCTACCGACAGCGACACGTTGGGTGATGCCTATGAGTATCTGATTGGTCAGTTTGCGGCTGGCTCGGGCAAGAAGGCAGGCGAGTTCTACACCCCGCAGCGCATTTCGGACATCCTATCGGCCATCGTGACGCTCGATAGCCAGGAGCCTGCTACGGGTAAGCGTTCCCATCTCGACAGCGTGATGGATCTGGCCTGCGGTTCAGGTTCCCTGTTGTTGAATGTGCGCCACCGTATGAAGGAAGCAAAGGGCACGATTGGGAAGATTTACGGCCAGGAAAAGAACATCACCACCTATAACCTGGCGCGCATGAACATGCTGCTGCACGGGGTGAAGGATTCTGAGTTCGAGATTTTCCATGGCGACACCCTGCTCAACGAGTGGGACATGCTGCGTGAAACCAACCCGGCCAAGATGCCGAAGTTCGACGCGGTGGTAGCCAATCCCCCCTTCAGCTACCGGTGGGAGCCTACTGAGGCACTGAGTGAGGACGTGCGGTTCAAGAATTACGGCTTGGCACCCAAGTCGGCTGCGGACTTTGCTTTCCTGCTGCACGGCTTCCATTTCCTGAAGCAAGACGGGGTAATGGCCATCATCCTGCCCCACGGCGTGCTGTTCCGTGGCGGTGCCGAAGCACGCATTCGCACCAAGCTGCTCAAGGATGGCCACATCGATACGGTGATCGGCTTGCCCGCCAACCTGTTCTTTTCCACCGGCATTCCTGTGTGCATCCTGGTGCTCAAGAAATGCAAGAAGCCCGATGACGTGCTGTTCATCAACGCGGCAGAGCATTTCGAGAAGGGGAAGCGGCAGAACCAGATCCTACCTGAGCACATCGACAAGATTATCGACACCTACCGGTTCCGAAAGGAGGAGGTTCGCTATTCGCGGCGCGTGGGCATGGAGGAAATCGAGAAGAACGATTTCAATCTGAATATCTCGCGCTACGTGAGCACGGCGGAAGCCGAGGAGCAGATCGATCTCGCGGCAGTGCATGCGGAACTGGTTTCGTTGGATAAGCAAATCAAACTGGCCACCGAGCGCCACAACGCATTCCTCAAGGAGCTGGGACTGCCTATGCTGCCATGA
- a CDS encoding AAA family ATPase, whose translation MKPGQAFADLPALAVQLRQELESKKTILLYAYNGTGKTRLSMAFKDIGKQGDARDTLYFNAFTEDLFHWDNDLDGDSDRRLTLNAASRFFVGLAELEMDNRIRPLLQRYADFDFRIDTQEWVVRFSRTVDGPPIDNIKVSRGEENIFVWCFFLAIVQLVLDGAEAYQWVKYIYIDDPISSLDEHNAIAVANHLAQLLKRPESKLKTVISTHHTLFFNVLCNELGKARKYFVNKNSTGSGYMLREEAGDTPFFHHVAALAELYQAAQEDRLFTHHFNMLRTILEKTASFHGHRNFSACIKQEDDDPDGILHARLINILSHGSYSLFEPQQMLDENKAYFRKILHDFLNRYPFNPDLFPQAVEEADPQ comes from the coding sequence ATGAAGCCGGGCCAAGCCTTCGCCGATCTGCCCGCGCTGGCCGTGCAATTGCGCCAGGAATTGGAGAGCAAAAAAACCATCCTGCTCTATGCCTACAACGGTACCGGCAAGACGCGGCTATCGATGGCGTTCAAAGACATCGGCAAGCAGGGTGATGCCCGCGACACGCTCTACTTCAATGCCTTTACCGAGGACCTGTTCCACTGGGACAACGATTTGGATGGTGACAGCGACCGCCGCCTTACGCTCAACGCGGCCTCGCGCTTTTTTGTCGGCCTAGCCGAGCTGGAGATGGACAACCGCATTCGTCCGCTGCTGCAACGCTATGCGGATTTTGATTTTCGCATCGATACGCAGGAATGGGTGGTGCGCTTCTCGCGCACGGTGGACGGGCCGCCCATCGACAATATCAAAGTGTCGCGCGGCGAGGAAAACATCTTTGTCTGGTGCTTCTTCCTTGCCATCGTCCAGTTGGTGCTGGATGGTGCCGAGGCTTACCAGTGGGTGAAATACATCTACATTGACGACCCAATTTCGTCGTTGGATGAGCACAACGCCATTGCCGTGGCTAACCATTTAGCGCAACTGCTCAAGCGACCCGAAAGCAAGCTCAAGACCGTGATCTCGACGCACCACACGCTGTTCTTCAATGTGTTGTGCAACGAGCTGGGCAAAGCCCGCAAGTATTTCGTCAATAAGAACTCAACCGGTAGCGGGTACATGTTGCGAGAGGAAGCAGGCGACACGCCGTTCTTCCACCATGTCGCCGCCTTGGCTGAGTTGTATCAGGCTGCGCAGGAAGACCGGCTTTTCACCCATCACTTCAACATGCTGCGCACCATTCTGGAGAAGACAGCGAGCTTCCACGGCCACAGGAACTTCTCAGCTTGCATCAAGCAGGAAGACGATGACCCAGATGGCATCTTGCACGCACGCCTGATCAACATCCTGAGCCACGGCAGCTATTCACTGTTCGAGCCTCAGCAGATGCTGGACGAGAACAAGGCTTACTTTAGGAAGATCCTGCATGACTTCCTAAATCGCTATCCCTTTAATCCCGATTTATTTCCTCAAGCCGTTGAGGAAGCAGACCCCCAATGA
- a CDS encoding restriction endonuclease subunit S translates to MLDAHFCALTELLYLELDEVAMGRQLMAVRPRGVHGEFVFHFLATQRQRLIALASGNLIPGLSRGDILSLTVSVPEREEQQAIADCLSALDDVIAVQSQKIDGLQAHKKGLMQRLFPALSEVQE, encoded by the coding sequence GTGCTAGACGCCCATTTCTGCGCGCTTACTGAGTTACTTTACCTAGAACTTGATGAAGTAGCTATGGGGCGTCAGTTGATGGCGGTCAGGCCACGCGGTGTACATGGTGAGTTTGTATTTCATTTTCTGGCGACGCAGCGGCAACGGTTGATCGCGTTGGCTTCTGGCAATCTCATCCCGGGGCTTTCACGGGGTGATATTTTGAGTCTGACGGTGTCGGTTCCAGAACGAGAGGAACAACAAGCAATTGCCGATTGTTTGTCAGCCCTTGATGATGTAATTGCCGTCCAAAGTCAAAAGATCGATGGCCTTCAAGCCCACAAGAAGGGCTTGATGCAGCGGTTATTCCCGGCGCTGAGTGAGGTGCAGGAATGA
- the tnpA gene encoding IS66-like element accessory protein TnpA yields the protein MTEQHSETSGLKVVSVGIDGKRRFDRHTKRRLVEACLEPGASVAGLALQHGVNANLLRKWIKLHQQRLSEDSTQSSTAESAFVPVVMVSSEQALVEHNSVRSSSLAATASSPANAAAASTLTAQMPNGITLKLECGKNDAALLSVMIETLGRCDVPAKR from the coding sequence ATGACAGAACAACATTCAGAAACGTCGGGCCTGAAGGTCGTCAGCGTTGGCATAGACGGTAAGCGTCGATTCGATCGGCATACCAAACGCCGACTCGTCGAGGCTTGCCTGGAGCCGGGAGCATCAGTCGCAGGACTCGCACTGCAGCACGGCGTTAATGCGAATCTCCTGCGCAAATGGATCAAGCTGCATCAGCAACGGCTCTCTGAGGATTCGACGCAGTCGTCGACCGCAGAGTCGGCATTCGTGCCGGTCGTTATGGTTAGCAGTGAACAGGCGCTCGTCGAGCACAATTCCGTCAGGTCTTCATCGTTGGCCGCGACCGCTAGTTCGCCAGCAAATGCAGCGGCCGCGTCGACGCTGACGGCGCAGATGCCCAACGGCATCACGCTTAAGCTCGAATGCGGCAAGAACGACGCAGCGCTTCTATCAGTGATGATCGAAACACTGGGACGGTGTGATGTTCCGGCTAAGCGATGA
- the tnpB gene encoding IS66 family insertion sequence element accessory protein TnpB (TnpB, as the term is used for proteins encoded by IS66 family insertion elements, is considered an accessory protein, since TnpC, encoded by a neighboring gene, is a DDE family transposase.), with the protein MFRLSDELKVYVHRDAVDFRKSINGLAAIVEQSMKLDPFEQAVYVFSNQRRDRIKMLLWDRNGFWLLMKRLEQDRFVWPRKEAVLKLRTEQLHWLLDGIDIEAMRAHPTRYYQRVT; encoded by the coding sequence ATGTTCCGGCTAAGCGATGAGCTGAAGGTCTATGTGCACCGGGACGCCGTTGACTTCCGTAAGAGCATCAACGGTCTTGCAGCCATAGTCGAGCAGTCGATGAAGCTCGATCCATTCGAGCAGGCCGTGTACGTATTCAGCAATCAGCGCCGCGATCGCATCAAGATGCTGCTGTGGGACCGTAACGGCTTCTGGCTGTTGATGAAGCGGCTCGAGCAGGATCGTTTCGTTTGGCCGCGTAAGGAAGCGGTGCTCAAGCTCAGAACCGAGCAACTGCATTGGCTGCTCGACGGCATCGATATTGAAGCGATGCGGGCGCACCCGACACGCTATTATCAGCGCGTGACGTGA
- the tnpC gene encoding IS66 family transposase, producing the protein MLPSSSSPTDELQALRAELAAMKSELRVVTVERDLLREKLKAFQRQLFAAKSEVRGAEQRDLFLNEAEAGATGSEPAQEAQTEQSIEVGAHERKKRGRKPLDPMLPREVVRHELPESERVCAHDGHALVEIGAEISEQLDIVPQQVRVIQHQRIKYACPCCDLGIKVTPAPARIIPKGLLTESALAWVVVSKFADALPLYRIAALLHRFGGDLSRGTLAASVVRVGTAVQPLINLMRDHLLEADIVYGDETTVQVLKEPGRAAQRKSYMWAQMSGTGPPVRLFSYSSTRSAAQAAALYAGIKPGAVLMTDGYEPYNDVADTNQLVHLGCWAHARRYMIEAEENLPKAQRGRDHPVSEFIRLIGQLFAIESRCEGLTPEKRLLTRQRDSRAILGQIEELLLRQLHAVLPQSAFGKALHYMQGQWPKLIRYVENGAWPLSNNACENAIRPFTVGRKNWLFYDTVAGANAAANLYSLIETCKANGVEPYGYLVALFKALPLANTGDDYEALLPWRLIPSAD; encoded by the coding sequence ATGCTGCCATCATCCTCATCTCCCACCGACGAACTGCAGGCGCTGCGCGCAGAACTCGCTGCCATGAAGAGCGAGTTGCGTGTGGTGACGGTCGAACGCGACTTGCTGCGCGAGAAGCTCAAGGCCTTTCAGCGGCAGTTGTTTGCCGCCAAGAGCGAAGTGCGCGGCGCCGAGCAACGCGACCTCTTCCTGAACGAAGCAGAGGCGGGCGCAACGGGATCTGAACCGGCGCAAGAGGCGCAAACGGAACAGAGCATCGAGGTTGGCGCACACGAGCGCAAGAAGCGTGGACGCAAACCGCTAGATCCGATGCTGCCTCGCGAGGTTGTGCGTCATGAATTGCCGGAATCAGAACGCGTTTGTGCACACGACGGGCATGCGCTCGTCGAGATCGGCGCCGAGATCAGTGAGCAGCTCGATATCGTGCCGCAGCAGGTTCGCGTCATTCAGCACCAACGAATCAAATACGCGTGTCCTTGCTGCGACCTCGGCATCAAGGTGACGCCGGCGCCGGCTCGCATCATTCCGAAGGGGTTACTCACTGAATCGGCGCTTGCATGGGTAGTCGTGAGCAAGTTCGCTGACGCTCTGCCGCTGTATCGAATCGCCGCGTTGCTACACCGTTTCGGCGGCGATCTCTCGCGTGGCACGCTGGCAGCCAGCGTGGTGCGCGTCGGTACCGCAGTGCAGCCGCTCATCAACTTGATGCGCGATCACTTGCTTGAGGCCGACATCGTCTACGGCGATGAGACAACGGTGCAGGTGCTGAAAGAGCCAGGCCGTGCCGCACAACGCAAGAGCTACATGTGGGCACAGATGAGCGGCACCGGCCCACCGGTTCGATTGTTCAGTTACAGCTCGACGCGCAGCGCGGCACAAGCCGCGGCGCTCTATGCTGGCATCAAGCCCGGCGCGGTGTTGATGACGGACGGCTATGAGCCGTACAACGATGTCGCCGACACTAACCAACTGGTGCATCTTGGCTGTTGGGCGCACGCACGTCGCTACATGATCGAGGCCGAGGAGAATCTCCCAAAGGCGCAACGTGGTCGCGACCATCCCGTCAGCGAATTCATTCGACTGATCGGGCAATTGTTTGCGATCGAATCGCGCTGCGAAGGGCTGACGCCAGAGAAACGGTTGCTGACGAGGCAACGCGACAGTCGTGCGATCCTTGGGCAAATCGAGGAACTGCTTCTGCGTCAGTTGCATGCAGTGTTGCCGCAAAGCGCCTTTGGCAAAGCGCTTCACTACATGCAGGGTCAATGGCCGAAGCTCATTCGCTATGTCGAGAACGGCGCTTGGCCGCTCTCGAACAACGCCTGCGAGAACGCGATCCGGCCATTCACCGTCGGGCGAAAAAACTGGCTCTTCTACGACACTGTCGCTGGAGCGAATGCTGCTGCCAACCTGTATTCGCTAATCGAAACGTGCAAGGCGAACGGCGTCGAACCGTACGGCTATCTCGTCGCGCTGTTCAAGGCACTGCCTCTCGCAAACACCGGCGACGACTACGAGGCGCTATTGCCTTGGCGCCTCATCCCCTCCGCAGACTGA
- a CDS encoding restriction endonuclease subunit S — translation MNNKDVAAMCEQNNEKTALVPRLRFPEFRGAGEWATEPLSKIARITQGGTPSTSVPEYWNGEIQWITPAEMGKDVSPYVSRTIRTLTQNGLQNCSSELLPEGSIILSTRAPIGHLAINTQPMAINQGCRGIVAGAGYESKFIYYYLGNNRSRLEDIGAGNTFKELSGSALREFAISIPKSDEQKKIAEFLSSLDDVITAESRKLDALKIHKNGLLQQLFPCEGETVPRLRFPEFRDAEAWKEVELSTRIDLISGLHLAPDEYADAGDVPYFTGPSDYANDLALVGKWTSHSANSGRAGDILITVKGSGVGELRKRAISHVACSQRPAVRQSAEGMRRQGNSAS, via the coding sequence ATGAACAATAAGGACGTCGCCGCAATGTGCGAACAGAACAACGAGAAAACCGCGCTGGTGCCGCGACTCCGGTTTCCTGAGTTTAGGGGGGCGGGGGAGTGGGCGACTGAACCGCTGTCGAAGATTGCACGTATTACTCAAGGAGGAACTCCGAGCACCAGTGTTCCGGAATACTGGAACGGTGAAATTCAATGGATTACACCAGCGGAAATGGGAAAGGACGTAAGCCCATACGTTTCCAGAACGATCCGCACTCTGACGCAGAACGGCCTCCAAAATTGCTCGTCGGAACTATTGCCTGAAGGAAGCATTATCCTCTCTACGCGTGCCCCCATCGGGCATTTGGCAATAAACACCCAACCAATGGCAATCAACCAAGGTTGCCGTGGCATTGTCGCGGGGGCCGGCTATGAATCCAAGTTCATTTACTACTATCTTGGAAATAACAGATCACGCCTAGAAGATATCGGTGCAGGCAATACATTCAAGGAGCTTTCCGGCAGCGCTTTGAGGGAATTTGCAATCTCGATTCCCAAGAGCGACGAGCAAAAAAAAATCGCCGAATTTCTGTCTTCCCTCGACGATGTGATTACGGCCGAGAGCCGGAAACTTGACGCGCTCAAGATCCACAAGAATGGCTTGCTGCAGCAGCTGTTCCCCTGCGAAGGCGAAACGGTTCCACGTCTGCGCTTTCCTGAGTTTCGGGACGCCGAGGCGTGGAAGGAAGTCGAACTTTCGACGCGGATCGACCTCATTTCAGGGCTTCATCTCGCACCAGACGAGTATGCGGATGCTGGTGATGTTCCATACTTCACAGGGCCGTCAGATTACGCAAATGATTTGGCTTTAGTTGGAAAATGGACCTCGCACAGCGCAAATTCAGGGCGTGCGGGAGATATCCTCATAACTGTCAAGGGGAGTGGCGTGGGTGAGTTACGTAAGCGCGCAATAAGCCACGTGGCTTGCTCTCAGCGACCGGCTGTGCGTCAGTCTGCGGAGGGGATGAGGCGCCAAGGCAATAGCGCCTCGTAG